A single genomic interval of Microbulbifer variabilis harbors:
- a CDS encoding ABC transporter ATP-binding protein, whose protein sequence is MTAALSIHNLQKTYEGGFQALKGISFEVQPGDFFALLGPNGAGKSTTIGIICSLVRKTAGSVSIFGVDIDSDFAAAKRLLGVVPQEFNFSQFEKVFDIVATQGGFYGMPRKLAEERTEQYLKQLGLWDKRHTQARMLSGGMKRRLMIARALIHEPKLLILDEPTAGVDIELRRSMWSFLEEINARGTTIILTTHYLEEAESLCRNIAIIDKGVIVENTSIKSLLKTLNRETFILDCSEYLSKAPELTGFKCCLLDNHSLEITVEKGQSLTEVFVELKAQGVTVTSMRNRANRLEELFISMLSEEKEEGLDS, encoded by the coding sequence ATGACCGCCGCGCTATCTATCCATAACCTGCAAAAAACCTACGAAGGCGGCTTCCAGGCCCTGAAAGGGATCAGCTTCGAAGTACAGCCGGGGGACTTCTTTGCTCTGCTGGGCCCCAATGGTGCAGGTAAGTCCACTACTATTGGCATTATCTGCTCATTGGTGCGCAAGACTGCCGGTAGCGTGTCGATTTTTGGTGTCGATATCGACAGTGATTTTGCCGCTGCCAAGCGTCTTTTAGGCGTGGTGCCGCAGGAGTTCAATTTCAGTCAGTTTGAAAAAGTCTTCGATATTGTGGCTACTCAGGGGGGATTCTATGGAATGCCGCGCAAGTTGGCAGAGGAGCGCACAGAGCAATATCTGAAGCAGTTGGGACTTTGGGACAAGCGACACACCCAGGCGCGTATGCTGTCTGGGGGGATGAAGCGCCGCCTGATGATTGCACGGGCACTGATTCACGAGCCAAAACTACTGATTCTGGATGAGCCTACTGCTGGGGTGGATATCGAGCTGCGTCGCTCCATGTGGAGCTTCCTGGAGGAAATTAACGCTCGGGGTACCACCATTATTCTCACTACCCATTACCTGGAGGAGGCGGAGAGCCTGTGCCGCAATATCGCCATTATCGATAAGGGCGTTATCGTTGAGAATACCTCTATCAAGTCCCTGCTGAAGACTCTCAACCGCGAGACATTTATTCTCGACTGCAGCGAATACCTAAGTAAGGCACCGGAGCTTACGGGGTTTAAATGCTGCCTGTTGGATAATCATTCCCTGGAAATCACTGTAGAAAAAGGGCAGTCACTGACAGAGGTCTTTGTCGAGCTCAAGGCCCAGGGCGTTACCGTGACCAGTATGCGCAACCGTGCCAACCGCCTGGAAGAATTGTTTATTTCCATGTTGTCCGAGGAAAAAGAAGAGGGGTTGGATTCGTGA